The Augochlora pura isolate Apur16 unplaced genomic scaffold, APUR_v2.2.1 APUR_unplaced_1972, whole genome shotgun sequence nucleotide sequence tatctatatattaatattctatatattaatattctatatattaatatctatatattaatattctatatattaacatctatacaaaaatatgaacaTCTATATACTgttattcttcaattattcaGGAATGCACGCCGTTCACTGCGAGGTGCAGGTGCGACGAAGGCTACGTGAGGAACTTGGACAACGGCGAGTGCATCCTGCTAGTGGACTGTCCCCTCGACCAGTAAAACTAGACCGTATCGCTTGAAACTGTACCACAATTATAccatgcaataaatatttaatcgcaGCTTAACGAAAAAAAACGATCTACGCCAGATAAATCCGATTCTTAAACAGTCGTTCGCTAATGATAGGGAGCCATTGTTTGCGCGTCAGCGGATCACGTTGTTCCTGATTAGGTGCGCGTGAAACGTCGACCCTCGTCCCGAAGTCCCCTTGCAGGACACAACCGTCTCGAAAAACTGGCACCAACCCCGATCACCTAACGTTTCGAAAACCTAGCCTCCCCCCCTTTTACCATTCTCGGGGGCCGATTATGAGAAGTGACTCGAAAGTCGCTCTCACCTGAAATCATCTACACGTGGCGCCGACATCGCCGCGCGGGGGTTGAAGAGACCGAATTGTGTGAAAAGGGTAGCACTTTTAACAGAAACGAGTTggagaaataattctttatttaaattcaatttaaaataatgcagAATAAAGAACAATTCCGGCCCTCACAGTCACGTGTTACACtcgtcaaggttatgtcaagctgtTAAGAGATGCCGGttattatatcaaaaataaatataatattttcttggcACTCGACTCATAAATCAAAACAGACGattcgagaaaaagagacacgATTATTCGACTCTTCCGGCTCCTTTTTGTAATCGCAGATTTCCAACAACCATAAAAAAACGAGCCGCAAATTGTCCATGCCTGTCTGAAATACTCGTCAACAATTGTTAagaattttactgtattttcaaattgtctcAGCAATTATTCGTTTACAAATTAGTCCATAGTCCCCGCGACCACCTTGTAGTGCGTTGCCACGCTAAGAGCGGCAGGCCCCAAAGTGCACTAAACTCTATCCACggggaacaataaaaaaattcgaattctCGCGTGCCATGCTAATTCTAACTGGGAAGCCGATCGTAAATTCGTCGATGGACATTCGCCGACAAAATGATGCCCTcccgataaaaatgttaagtaAACTGCCGCGTAACGGAGCAATTTTCATAATCTCAAGATAAACAGTTGCTAAAACATGCCGCGTGCGTGCCAGCACGTAAAACGAGGACTATAAAAATCCGGATCGCCTGGCACGAGGCATCAAACACCAATTTCAAGCAGCAAGCAACGGCTCGAAGTATCCAAGATGTTCAAATTCCTCGTTGCGATGATCATGTTGGCTGCGGCCTCTGCCCAATGTAAGTATTAATTCTGTTCACCAAACTAAACCTACCGACACGCGATTACAATGAGAAGATTATTTTTGTGCAGACCTCtcgtcttttttattataatatatgcttgGACGAACAAACatattcattgttatattatttttattactaatatttattatatctttatatcatcaatatttattatatatttatattatcaatgtttagatgtgaaaaattgttaaaagggTATCTGTTGTATGAGACAGAGAACTCAATTTCCTATGTCTAAATTAGTATGTAATTCTGTCaagtaaataatcaaatttagagttaaagtagcttcgagtggaaagggttaaacattaaAGGACATTATAGATGTGTAAAGTCGATATTCCGGAACTGTAGAATTGAATGTTCTTGGTTGTTTCAGCTTCCCCCGGAGCAACGCCATCGTGCCCAGTGAACCAGTACCTTGCGTTATGCGGAAGGATGTGCGAACCAACTTGCGGTAACCCGATGCCAAACCGTGAATTCTGCCCTAGACTCGTAagtgtttcatattttactgtataatattcttagaAACTAGGATTTCTTCCAGAGATTTTTCGTCTAAA carries:
- the LOC144477569 gene encoding uncharacterized protein LOC144477569 yields the protein MFKFLVAMIMLAAASAQSSPGATPSCPVNQYLALCGRMCEPTCGNPMPNREFCPRLECSPFTASCRCSNGYVRNLNNNQCILLANCPPNQ